The Panicum hallii strain FIL2 chromosome 9, PHallii_v3.1, whole genome shotgun sequence genome has a window encoding:
- the LOC112875244 gene encoding uncharacterized protein LOC112875244 isoform X1 translates to MYLPILKAVAGRRKKERFKGAAESSGSTTRKKGQHRCDICQGFGHHWNTCKNGDPADIAAMLAERGPPKKKKKQSTKHVQESIESSIIVAGSTSSGPTPMCFPPSQASSKLSSGRSVRSGCDSSQPEPLSIEYPLPCQTTTDTSKQDNQNAQRKGKATKTKAKKQQNLVPPHSPAMCTRSKAPNSPASPAMSTRSKRKILD, encoded by the exons ATGTATCTACCTATTCTCAAAGCTGTCGCTGGTAGAAGAAAGAAGGAGAGGTTCAAAGGAGCTGCTGAGAGTAGTGGCAGTACAACACGCAAGAAAGGGCAGCATAGATGCGATATTTGCCAAGGATTTGGACACCATTGGAACACATGTAAAAATGGTGACCCAGCTGACATAGCAGCCATGCTAGCCGAGAG GGGGCCTCCtaagaagaaaaagaagcaAAGCACAAAACATGTTCAAGAATCAATCGAGAGCAGTATTATAGTTGCTGGCTCAACTTCTTCAGGGCCCACACCCATGTGTTTTCCACCAAG CCAAGCAAGCTCCAAATTAAGTTCTGGAAGGTCTGTTAG GTCAGGATGTGACTCCAGCCAGCCTGAACCACTCTCCATCGAGTACCCTTTACCTTGTCAAACAACAACTGATACCTCCAAGCAAGATAACCAAAATGCACAACGGAAGGGAAAGGCAACAAAGACCAAGGCTAAGAAGCAGCAAAACTTGGTGCCACCTCATAGTCCTGCAATGTGTACCAGAAGCAAGGCTCCTAATAGCCCAGCCAGCCCAGCAATGAGCACTAGAAGCAAGAGAAAAATTCTGGACTAA
- the LOC112875079 gene encoding uncharacterized protein LOC112875079 isoform X1, whose amino-acid sequence MTSLEERDSACWDQVFESIDLLYAKVGEMDTTQQRMSTQMDLGNQVMEQILKDQQTLAQQMEATRQAIARFSQNVPSQPDPHHHQRPVVDPPPHRRTPPPVSGNPPDDSALPVPWPYPLPDGWSVEWDPPPANADPSE is encoded by the exons ATGACATCTTTAGAGGAGCGCGATTCAGCATGTTGGGATCAGGTGTTCGAGTCGATCGATTTGCTGTACGCGAAGGTGGGGGAGATGGACACTACTCAGCAGCGTATGTCGACTCAGATGGATCTGGGTAATCAAGTGATGGAGCAGATACTGAAGGATCAGCAGACCCTCGCTCAGCAAATGGAAGCTACTAGACAAGCTATTGCTCGGTTTTCTCAGAATGTTCCTTCTCAACCTGATCCCCACCATCATCAGCGACCAGTCGTCGATCCACCTCCACACCGTCGGACTCCTCCTCCTGTTTCAG gtaatcctcctgacgactcagctctgcctgtaccatggccctaccctctacctgatggttggtccgtggagtgggacccgccTCCGGCCAACGctgacccctccgagtga
- the LOC112875244 gene encoding uncharacterized protein LOC112875244 isoform X2, whose translation MYLPILKAVAGRRKKERFKGAAESSGSTTRKKGQHRCDICQGFGHHWNTCKNGDPADIAAMLAERGPPKKKKKQSTKHVQESIESSIIVAGSTSSGPTPMCFPPSQASSKLSSGRSGCDSSQPEPLSIEYPLPCQTTTDTSKQDNQNAQRKGKATKTKAKKQQNLVPPHSPAMCTRSKAPNSPASPAMSTRSKRKILD comes from the exons ATGTATCTACCTATTCTCAAAGCTGTCGCTGGTAGAAGAAAGAAGGAGAGGTTCAAAGGAGCTGCTGAGAGTAGTGGCAGTACAACACGCAAGAAAGGGCAGCATAGATGCGATATTTGCCAAGGATTTGGACACCATTGGAACACATGTAAAAATGGTGACCCAGCTGACATAGCAGCCATGCTAGCCGAGAG GGGGCCTCCtaagaagaaaaagaagcaAAGCACAAAACATGTTCAAGAATCAATCGAGAGCAGTATTATAGTTGCTGGCTCAACTTCTTCAGGGCCCACACCCATGTGTTTTCCACCAAG CCAAGCAAGCTCCAAATTAAGTTCTGGAAG GTCAGGATGTGACTCCAGCCAGCCTGAACCACTCTCCATCGAGTACCCTTTACCTTGTCAAACAACAACTGATACCTCCAAGCAAGATAACCAAAATGCACAACGGAAGGGAAAGGCAACAAAGACCAAGGCTAAGAAGCAGCAAAACTTGGTGCCACCTCATAGTCCTGCAATGTGTACCAGAAGCAAGGCTCCTAATAGCCCAGCCAGCCCAGCAATGAGCACTAGAAGCAAGAGAAAAATTCTGGACTAA
- the LOC112875079 gene encoding uncharacterized protein LOC112875079 isoform X4: MTSLEERDSACWDQVFESIDLLYAKVGEMDTTQQRMSTQMDLGNQVMEQILKDQQTLAQQMEATRQAIARFSQNVPSQPDPHHHQRPVVDPPPHRRTPPPVSAGEHFVWLDLSPGDLDHVAGRVGLNSD; encoded by the exons ATGACATCTTTAGAGGAGCGCGATTCAGCATGTTGGGATCAGGTGTTCGAGTCGATCGATTTGCTGTACGCGAAGGTGGGGGAGATGGACACTACTCAGCAGCGTATGTCGACTCAGATGGATCTGGGTAATCAAGTGATGGAGCAGATACTGAAGGATCAGCAGACCCTCGCTCAGCAAATGGAAGCTACTAGACAAGCTATTGCTCGGTTTTCTCAGAATGTTCCTTCTCAACCTGATCCCCACCATCATCAGCGACCAGTCGTCGATCCACCTCCACACCGTCGGACTCCTCCTCCTGTTTCAG CTGGTGAACACTTTGTTTGGTTGGATCTAAGCCCAG GGGATCTTGACCATGTTGCTGGGCGAGTCGGGTTAAACTctgactag
- the LOC112875079 gene encoding uncharacterized protein LOC112875079 isoform X2, with amino-acid sequence MTSLEERDSACWDQVFESIDLLYAKVGEMDTTQQRMSTQMDLGNQVMEQILKDQQTLAQQMEATRQAIARFSQNVPSQPDPHHHQRPVVDPPPHRRTPPPVSGNPPDNSALPVPWPYPLPDGWSVEWDPPPANADPSE; translated from the exons ATGACATCTTTAGAGGAGCGCGATTCAGCATGTTGGGATCAGGTGTTCGAGTCGATCGATTTGCTGTACGCGAAGGTGGGGGAGATGGACACTACTCAGCAGCGTATGTCGACTCAGATGGATCTGGGTAATCAAGTGATGGAGCAGATACTGAAGGATCAGCAGACCCTCGCTCAGCAAATGGAAGCTACTAGACAAGCTATTGCTCGGTTTTCTCAGAATGTTCCTTCTCAACCTGATCCCCACCATCATCAGCGACCAGTCGTCGATCCACCTCCACACCGTCGGACTCCTCCTCCTGTTTCAG gtaatcctcctgacaactcagctctgcctgtaccatggccctaccctctacctgatggttggtccgtggagtgggacccgccTCCGGCCAACGctgacccctccgagtga
- the LOC112875079 gene encoding uncharacterized protein LOC112875079 isoform X3, with amino-acid sequence MTSLEERDSACWDQVFESIDLLYAKVGEMDTTQQRMSTQMDLGNQVMEQILKDQQTLAQQMEATRQAIARFSQNVPSQPDPHHHQRPVVDPPPHRRTPPPVSAGEHFVWLDLSPVTCEKRLWAIRESGSYDYRSH; translated from the exons ATGACATCTTTAGAGGAGCGCGATTCAGCATGTTGGGATCAGGTGTTCGAGTCGATCGATTTGCTGTACGCGAAGGTGGGGGAGATGGACACTACTCAGCAGCGTATGTCGACTCAGATGGATCTGGGTAATCAAGTGATGGAGCAGATACTGAAGGATCAGCAGACCCTCGCTCAGCAAATGGAAGCTACTAGACAAGCTATTGCTCGGTTTTCTCAGAATGTTCCTTCTCAACCTGATCCCCACCATCATCAGCGACCAGTCGTCGATCCACCTCCACACCGTCGGACTCCTCCTCCTGTTTCAG CTGGTGAACACTTTGTTTGGTTGGATCTAAGCCCAG TTACATGTGAAAAGAGGCTGTGGGCTATTCGAGAGAGTGGTTCATATGACTACAGGAGTCATTGA